A single region of the Helicobacteraceae bacterium genome encodes:
- a CDS encoding glycosyltransferase produces MTAPRSSLRPNTRSEIEAFGGADIIAGIPSFSCERTIEYTLSCVARGLEKYYADKKALILVSDGGSTDDTREIALSAETGEIAKIVAIYRGVAGKGSAFKQILEAADLLNAKAIAIFESDHKSIAPEWTRNIINPVINDGYDFVAPAYKRYKFDATITGTIAYNLTRSIYGANIRQPIGGDWGLSLPFARFLLSRDAWEKDAAKYGVDIWMTTRALVYNFKVAQARLGVKERRNKDPNDLSAMFYQVVGTLFSLMTTDYEYWINIDKTRDIELLGEYAGVEPSPFSVDKEALIDYFKNGFATFGALWRELLGEKAYLALEKLAARRENEPFRLPIDVWVKIVYRYAYNYGRQERQRNKLLSTLIPIYNARVASLIDALSDADIDASAYFEEQARAFEEAKPDLIAMWNGQNSGV; encoded by the coding sequence ATGACGGCGCCGCGCTCTTCGCTTAGACCAAATACGCGATCAGAGATCGAAGCGTTTGGCGGCGCGGATATTATCGCGGGTATTCCGAGCTTTAGTTGCGAGCGAACAATCGAATACACCCTTTCTTGCGTCGCGCGCGGACTCGAGAAATACTACGCCGACAAAAAAGCGCTTATATTGGTCAGCGACGGCGGCAGCACGGACGATACGCGAGAGATCGCGCTAAGCGCCGAAACGGGCGAAATAGCGAAGATTGTCGCTATTTATCGCGGCGTGGCGGGAAAAGGCTCGGCGTTCAAACAGATATTAGAAGCCGCCGATCTGCTAAACGCCAAAGCGATCGCTATCTTTGAAAGCGATCACAAGTCGATCGCGCCCGAATGGACGCGCAACATTATAAATCCCGTTATCAACGACGGTTACGATTTCGTGGCGCCCGCGTATAAACGCTATAAGTTCGACGCGACTATTACCGGAACTATCGCCTATAATCTCACCCGCTCGATTTACGGGGCGAATATACGGCAGCCAATCGGGGGCGATTGGGGGCTAAGCCTGCCTTTCGCGCGGTTTTTGTTGTCGCGGGACGCGTGGGAAAAGGACGCGGCAAAATATGGCGTGGATATTTGGATGACCACCCGCGCTTTGGTCTATAACTTCAAAGTGGCGCAGGCGAGGCTCGGCGTGAAAGAGCGCAGAAACAAAGACCCCAACGATCTAAGCGCGATGTTCTACCAAGTGGTCGGAACGCTTTTTTCGCTTATGACGACGGATTACGAGTATTGGATCAACATCGATAAAACGCGCGATATTGAACTGCTCGGCGAGTATGCGGGGGTGGAACCGTCGCCTTTTTCGGTGGATAAAGAGGCGCTGATCGACTACTTTAAAAACGGATTTGCCACCTTTGGCGCGCTGTGGCGCGAACTGCTAGGCGAAAAGGCGTATTTGGCGCTAGAAAAACTCGCGGCGCGGCGCGAAAACGAGCCTTTCAGGCTGCCGATCGACGTTTGGGTGAAGATCGTCTATCGTTACGCCTACAACTACGGCAGGCAGGAGCGGCAACGAAATAAGCTGTTAAGCACGCTGATTCCGATCTATAACGCCCGCGTCGCCTCGCTGATCGACGCGCTGAGCGACGCGGATATAGACGCAAGCGCCTATTTCGAGGAGCAGGCGCGGGCGTTCGAGGAAGCCAAACCCGATTTGATAGCTATGTGGAACGGTCAAAATAGCGGCGTTTAA
- a CDS encoding flagellin B (FlaB; structural flagella protein; in Helicobacter flagella are composed of flagellin A and flagellin B; the amounts of each seem to be controlled by environmental conditions): QVNVKAAESGIRDVDFGSESSNFSKQSILIQSGSYALSQANAVQQNVLRLLQ; the protein is encoded by the coding sequence CAAGTAAACGTAAAAGCCGCCGAAAGCGGAATAAGAGACGTAGATTTTGGATCGGAAAGCTCTAACTTCAGCAAACAGAGCATTCTAATTCAAAGCGGAAGCTACGCGTTAAGCCAAGCTAACGCCGTTCAACAAAACGTCCTAAGACTACTCCAGTAG
- a CDS encoding NAD(P)-binding domain-containing protein, producing MNKLYDLAVIGGGPAGIASAVEANVLGIKNIVLFEKGANHSTTIRAFYKDNKRVDKDWKGQKVILEGNVHFMDGTKESTLELFDALIVAHRIDARFNTEISAVIPNEPFEIRTAANEVFKARNAIIAIGYMSRPNKPDYALPAALKERIHFNLDAFSSDETVLVVGGGNSAAEYAHYLSDQNAVTLTYRRDRFTRLNPINEGIITHRANIGQIRLKLGVDIVGVVDEGGKPRVNYSNNESEIYDRIVYALGGMLPLDFLKNCKIEVDKNGIAKYDEFYQTTMPRLYVAGDIIAKIGGSISASLNHAYKIVNHIKEREA from the coding sequence GTGAACAAACTATATGATTTAGCGGTGATCGGCGGCGGTCCGGCTGGGATTGCGAGCGCCGTCGAGGCGAACGTTCTGGGAATAAAAAACATCGTGTTGTTTGAAAAAGGCGCAAACCACTCCACCACGATCCGCGCTTTCTACAAAGACAATAAGCGCGTCGATAAGGATTGGAAGGGGCAAAAGGTGATTTTAGAGGGCAACGTGCATTTTATGGACGGCACGAAAGAAAGCACGCTGGAGCTTTTCGACGCGCTGATCGTCGCGCATAGAATCGACGCCCGCTTTAATACGGAAATATCCGCCGTTATACCGAACGAGCCGTTTGAGATTCGCACGGCGGCAAACGAGGTTTTCAAGGCGCGCAACGCGATTATCGCGATCGGGTATATGAGCAGACCCAACAAGCCCGATTACGCGCTGCCCGCCGCGCTTAAAGAGAGAATACATTTCAATTTGGACGCTTTTAGCTCCGACGAAACGGTTCTGGTGGTGGGCGGCGGCAACAGCGCCGCGGAATACGCCCACTATTTGAGCGACCAAAACGCGGTTACGCTGACATACCGTCGCGATAGATTCACGCGGCTTAACCCGATCAACGAAGGCATTATTACGCATCGCGCCAATATTGGTCAGATTCGCTTAAAACTAGGCGTGGATATTGTCGGCGTCGTTGACGAGGGCGGAAAGCCGCGCGTCAATTACTCGAATAACGAGAGCGAAATATACGATCGGATCGTCTATGCGTTGGGCGGTATGTTGCCGCTGGATTTTCTAAAAAACTGCAAGATCGAGGTTGATAAAAACGGCATCGCGAAATACGACGAGTTCTACCAGACGACTATGCCTAGATTATACGTCGCCGGGGATATTATCGCCAAGATTGGAGGCTCTATCTCCGCGTCGCTAAATCACGCCTATAAAATAGTCAATCATATCAAAGAGCGCGAGGCATGA